Part of the Pedobacter roseus genome is shown below.
AAGCTGATTTCTACATTGCCATCTTCCAATTTACCGATATAGCGTAAAACCTTTCCTTCACTGCCTGCAGTTTGTTTCAGGTTTTCGAAGTAAGCCGCATTAGCTTGTAGTTCCGAATAGAAATCTTCTACCGATGTGGCATTTAAACAGGCTTCTGGCAAAATATTGTCGATTTTCACATCACTGGCTTCCAAAGGATAACCCGCATCTCGCGCCAAAATCAACATTTTACGCATAAAATCTTTTCCATTTAAGTCGTCTCGAGGATCTGGTTCCGTATAACCCAGTTCCTGCGCTTCTTTCACTGTTTCGTAAAAACCAGCCTCACCCTTAAAATTATTGAAGATGTAAGAAATCGTTCCTGATAAAATGGCCTCAATCCGGGCAACCTTATCGCCGCTCATCATGAGTTCTTTTAGCGTGCGGATAATAGGTAAACCAGCACCAACATTGGTTTCATAATAAAAATCGACACCAAATTTACGGGCGGTATCTTTAAATGATTTATACTGCGCATAACCTGCAGAGTTTCCTTTTTTATTACAGGTTACCACAGAAATGCTGCTTTCGAATATGCCCTGATAAAATTCTATTGGCGATTCTGCAGCGGTATTATCCACAAAAACACAGTTTGGTAAGTTTAAAGCTTTCATTTTGGCTACAAAACCTGCTAGATCTGCTTTTTCACCATTTGCATCTAGTTCGGTTTCCCAATTTTCGAGCGATAAACCATCTGCACTGAAAATCATTTTACGGGTGTTACTAATGCCAGCAACCTTAACCTGTAAATCGTTATTGGCCGCCAGGAAAGGCATTTGCTCTTTTAATTGATTAAATAAGGTTTTACCGATGTTTCCTGTACCTAAGCAGAAAATATTTAATGTCCTTTTCAGGTCGGTAAAAAAAGCATCGTGTACCGCGTTAACCGCTTTCGATAAATCATCTTTACTAATGATTACCGAAATATTATATTCAGATGAACCCTGTGCAATAGCCCTTACGTTAATACCATTACGGCCCAATGCATTGAACAAACGTCCGCTCATCCCTGGTGTACGTTTCATATTTTCACCCACGATGGCTAAAACGGCAAGATTATTTTCAACTTCTGGCAGTTCTAGTTTTTTCGCATCCAGCTCCAGCTCAAATTCTTTTTTGATCAAAGAAATGGCCTGTGAAGCATCTGTTGGTTTTACTGCGAAAGTAATGCTATGCTCTGATGAAGATTGTGTAATCAATACCACATTGATCTGCTCGCGCGAAAGCAGTGAAAACAACCTTCCGCTAAAACCTGCCTTCCCAACCATGCCGCTACCAGTTAAATTAATGATGCTGATCTGATCGATAGAAGAAATTCCTTTTATTGGTAAAGTCGAAGCTTTTACATCACTTTTAATATATGTTCCACCAAAATCAGGTTCGAAAGTGTTTTTGATCACAATCGGGATTTTCTTCATAAAAGCAGGGATCATCGTTGGCGGATAAATTACTTTAGCCCCGAAATAACTCAATTCCATGGCTTCAGTATAACTTAACTCCGGTAACGAGAAAGCCTTTTTCACAATGCGTGGATCAGCTGTCATCATGCCGTTTACATCGGTCCAGATTTCTATTTCTTCCGCATTTAAGGCTGCGCCCCAAACGGCTGCAGTATAATCAGAACCCCCGCGACCTAATGTAGTCACTCTGCCTGATGCATTGCTGGCAATAAAACCAGTTACAAAAAGCACCTTATCTTTATTTTCCTGGTAAAAATTGTTGATCAGCATTTCAGTCAGTTCCGTGTCAACCTTCGCCTGACCGAAGTTGCTATCGGTTTTAATCAGTTCCGATCCGTTTACATAAAGTGCGCCGCCAAAAGTTTGCGAAGCAATATGGCTGATCATAAAAGTAGAACAGCGTTCGCCATAGCTTAAAATCTGGTCCTTGGTTTGTGAGCTAAGCTCACGCAGATTGGTTACCGCCTGCAGCAGATCTTCCAGTTCGTTAAAAAAGATCTTTAAACGCGTAAACACCGGGTTCTGTGCAGCCGCAGGTAAAAGCGTACGGATTACAGCAAAATGTTTAGCTTCAATTTCTTTTAAATGGGCATCGTAATCTTCACCACGTTCGGCCATTTCGGCCATGTCGGTAAGCAAATTAGTTACACCACTCATTGCCGATAATACAACTACCGGGCTGTTCTTCTGTTTTTCTTCGCCAACCAGGCGTAAGAGGGTTTTAATGTTCTCGGCCGAACCTACGGATGTGCCGCCGAATTTGAGTACTTTCATTAGTTTATATTAGGTTTAACTGTTTGTTACTGTACCAATCTGTAGTTTAAAATGCTCGTTCGTACAGGTTTCATTCAGCATGGGTTAAAAAAAAAGCGTCCCGATTTTCATCGGGACGCTTTCTGTGTTTTATGTTTTTTCAACTTACAACAAATTAGCCCCGCTGGTTTATACCGGTGGTAATAATAATCGTTGTAATAATTGAAGTGTTAAATTTCATCTTGTCTTTGTGTACTTTGTACACCGTAAAGTAGAAGATTATTTTTTTAAAATGCAAATGTTTTTTCAATTTTATTTCGAAATTTCTATTAAAACGTTTAAGTAAATGAAATAAGTGCATTATTTATTCTGCTGCTTTGAAGTGCCTGCTCCGATTCTTTTCGGAGGGTGCCAAAAGGGCGGGGTGGTTTTTGATAATTTGAAAAGATCCTTCAGTATTCCTCCCGGTAATGCAGCCCTGCTAATCGCTATAGTCCCGATGGGAGTGCTGTTTTGTTGTTGGGGAATCGGGAGCTGCCGCTTTTATCAGGTTTAATTAACGCGGGCTGGTGCTACTATTGAAGTGGGTTGCCTTTCCAGCGTCTAATTATTCCCCTCTTTTGGAGGGGTGCCCGCAGGGCGGGGTGGTAAATTGATGTTTTTTTATCTAAGATGCATAACTTACACTCAATCCCATATAGGTGTGTACTCAGAAGAATTTAAACACACTAAAACCATTTACCTAATTTAACTTAGTGTATTTTTTTAAATTTTTTTATCTTCAAAAATACTTTATAAATAATTGTAAATGAGATTTTTAAGTCATAGTGTATTTGCTACAATATGTAAATAAATATATTTTAAAACTCGTTTTTGTGCAACATAAGTCTTTACCTTTGCCCCACTAACTAACTTATTGTTATGAGCAAAAAGAAACTGCAAACGCCAGATTTAAGCTATTTAAATCTAGGCGGGAACATTGCTGTAAAGTACCAGTTGTCTCCAAAAGAGCTAATTGATGATGCATTATTAAATAAAGAAGGTACAATGGCGGCATCGGGAGCCCTGGCCATTGATACCGGGAAATTTACCGGACGTTCGCCTAAAGACAGGTTTATCGTGTGCGACGACGTAACCGAAGATCAGGTTTGGTGGGGAGATGTAAACATTAAAATCAGCCCTGAAAAGTTTGACCAGTTATTTAATAAGCTCACCAGTTACCTTGGCGACAAAAAAATCTATGTACGTGATGCTTCAGCATGTGCCGATCCGGATGATGCAATATCCATCCGCGTAATTACTGAAACGGCCTATCAGAATCTTTTTGCTCACAATTTATTTATCCGTCCTGATGAAGATGCTTTAATAAGCAGCCCGGAGTGGACGATTATTGCCGCCCCAGGCTTCCTCGCCGATCCTGCTGTTGATGGAACCCGTCAGGAAAATTTCTCTATCATCAATTTCACTAAAAAAATGATTTTGATCGGTGGAACAGGTTATACTGGTGAAATTAAAAAAGGAATCTTTTCTGTGTTAAATTTCATTCTTCCGGTATATAAGAATACACTTTCTATGCACTGCTCTGCAAATGTAGGCAAGGATGGAGATACCGCTATCTTCTTCGGCTTGTCTGGAACGGGCAAAACCACTTTATCAGCCGATCCCGAAAGAGGTTTAATCGGAGATGATGAGCACGGCTGGGGCAGCGATTCGGTATTCAACTTCGAAGGAGGCTGTTATGCAAAATGTGTTGATTT
Proteins encoded:
- the thrA gene encoding bifunctional aspartate kinase/homoserine dehydrogenase I, translated to MKVLKFGGTSVGSAENIKTLLRLVGEEKQKNSPVVVLSAMSGVTNLLTDMAEMAERGEDYDAHLKEIEAKHFAVIRTLLPAAAQNPVFTRLKIFFNELEDLLQAVTNLRELSSQTKDQILSYGERCSTFMISHIASQTFGGALYVNGSELIKTDSNFGQAKVDTELTEMLINNFYQENKDKVLFVTGFIASNASGRVTTLGRGGSDYTAAVWGAALNAEEIEIWTDVNGMMTADPRIVKKAFSLPELSYTEAMELSYFGAKVIYPPTMIPAFMKKIPIVIKNTFEPDFGGTYIKSDVKASTLPIKGISSIDQISIINLTGSGMVGKAGFSGRLFSLLSREQINVVLITQSSSEHSITFAVKPTDASQAISLIKKEFELELDAKKLELPEVENNLAVLAIVGENMKRTPGMSGRLFNALGRNGINVRAIAQGSSEYNISVIISKDDLSKAVNAVHDAFFTDLKRTLNIFCLGTGNIGKTLFNQLKEQMPFLAANNDLQVKVAGISNTRKMIFSADGLSLENWETELDANGEKADLAGFVAKMKALNLPNCVFVDNTAAESPIEFYQGIFESSISVVTCNKKGNSAGYAQYKSFKDTARKFGVDFYYETNVGAGLPIIRTLKELMMSGDKVARIEAILSGTISYIFNNFKGEAGFYETVKEAQELGYTEPDPRDDLNGKDFMRKMLILARDAGYPLEASDVKIDNILPEACLNATSVEDFYSELQANAAYFENLKQTAGSEGKVLRYIGKLEDGNVEISLQMVDDTHPFYMLSGSDNIISFTTDRYKSRPLVVKGPGAGAEVTAAGVFADIINVGTLNN
- the pckA gene encoding phosphoenolpyruvate carboxykinase (ATP); translation: MSKKKLQTPDLSYLNLGGNIAVKYQLSPKELIDDALLNKEGTMAASGALAIDTGKFTGRSPKDRFIVCDDVTEDQVWWGDVNIKISPEKFDQLFNKLTSYLGDKKIYVRDASACADPDDAISIRVITETAYQNLFAHNLFIRPDEDALISSPEWTIIAAPGFLADPAVDGTRQENFSIINFTKKMILIGGTGYTGEIKKGIFSVLNFILPVYKNTLSMHCSANVGKDGDTAIFFGLSGTGKTTLSADPERGLIGDDEHGWGSDSVFNFEGGCYAKCVDLTEEKEPQIFKAIKFGSLLENINFFPGTKDVDYSNIDKTENTRVAYPIDYIDNAILPSVAAVPKNIFFLTADAFGVLPPISKLNVEQAMFHFMSGYTAKVAGTEAGVTEPQLTFSACFGKAFLPLHPSKYAALLGEKMKKHKVHVWLVNTGWSGGAYGVGKRMKLSYTRAMIKAALNGDLNHHHYKQHHVFKLMMPLICPGVPNDILDPSKTWDNQEEYFLKAYQLADAFSENFKQFELTKVPKSRHEALKLC